The genomic stretch TTCGTGCCGAAGGAGTACGGCGGTGCGGGGCTGACCACGGAAGAAATCTGTGAGAACCAGACGAAGTTAGCGAAGGCTGCCCCAGCCACTGCGCTTGGGATTAACATGCACCAAATTATCGTGGGCTTGGCGCGCCACCTCATCGATAACGGGGTAGAAGCGGGTAAGCAGATCCTTGAAGGAGCAGCGAATGGCGAGCTCTACGCGTTTGGAATTTCCGAGCCGGGTAATGATCGCGTGCTGTTCGGTTCGATCACCGAGGCGCGCAAGGAAGACGACGGCGGATACTCGTTTACCGGCATGAAGGTCTTTACGTCGTTGACCCCGGCGTGGACGAAGCTGATGACCTATGGGCATTCGGAGGAAGACGGTGGCACGTCCGTGTTCGCGCTTCTCGATCGGGATATGGACAAGATTGAGATTAAGGATGACTGGGACGTGATCGGCATGCGCGGCACGCAGTCGAACTCGACGATGCTCAACGGTGCCTATGCCCGCCCGGATCAGGTGCTTGGCAAGGTCAAGCCCGGGCCGTCGATGGAGCCGGTGGTGTTCGGAATTTTCGCATGGTTCGAAGTGTTCCTTGCTGCCACGTACCTTGGCCTTGGCCTGCGTGCGATTGAGGTGGCAGCCGAACATGTGCACAAGCGCCGCTCAGTTCTTAACGACGACGTCTACGCCAACGATCCGGCGATCCGCTGGCGTCTTGCTGACGCGGCGATCCGGATGAACTCTGCTCAGGCTGAAGTTACGCTCATTGCTCGTGATCTTGACGCGAAGGTCGACCGGGGTGCCATGTGGTATCCGCAGCTGTCGGCTGCGAAGAATGCGGCGTCGGAAGCTTCGCTGTTCGCCGTCGAGGAGTCAATCCGCTCGTGCGGTGGTGCTTCGTATTCGAATAGCCATGAGCTCAGCCGCCTGTACCGTGACGTGCTCGCAGGTCTGTTCCAGCCCTCCGACCAGGAATCGCTTCACAATTCGTGGGCCGGCGTCGTGCTCGGTAACAACTAAGGGGCGAGAAGACAGATATGCGTGGAGAATACAAGGTCAGTGGCGGCAAGCTGGTCGCCGTTGACGTCGACGTCGACGACGGCAAGCTTGCCAACGTGTCAATCTCGGGGGATTTCTTCCTGGAACCTGACACGGTGATCGACGATCTGAATGATGCGCTCAATGGCATGCCGGCCGATTCGTCGGTGGCGGACATGGCAGCAGCGATTGAACGGGCCGCAGGCGATGCCGAGCTGATCGGGTTCACGCCCGACGTCGTCGGGATCGCTGTACGCCGTGCGCTCGGCAAAGCCGTGTCGTGGCATGACCTCACGTTTGACGTCATCCACCGCGCACCGATGAACCCGGCAATGCACGTGGCACTCGACCAGGTGCTACCCGGCTCGGTAGCGAAGGGGGAGCGGGAAGCCGCACTCGTGATTTGGGAGTGGGACGATCCGCTGGTTGTGATCGGCTCGTTCCAGTCGTACAAGAACGAGATCGACCAGGAAGCCCTCGAGCGCCATGGCATGCGTGTGGTGCGCCGGATCACCGGCGGCGGTGCCATGTTTATGGAAGCCGGTAACTGCATTACCTATTCATTGATCGTGCCAACCGCACTGGTGGAGGGGCTGAGCTTTGAACAGTCCTATGCCTATTTAGATGAGTGGGTGATCGCCGCGCTGAAGAAGGTGGGCGTGAACGCACGCTACGTGCCGCTCAACGACATCGCCTCTGATAAGGGCAAGATTGGTGGTGCAGCGCAAAAGCGGTTCATTGACGGCTCGATGGTCCATCATGTGACGATGAGTTACGACATCGATGCGGACAAGATGCTTGACGTCTTGCGTATCGGCCGGGAAAAGCTCTCGGATAAGGGCACAAAGTCTGCGAACAAGCGGGTTGATCCGATGCGCTCGCAAACCGGCATGGCCCGTGAGGACATCATCGATTCGTTCCTGGAAACTTTCGCGGAGCGCTATGACACTCGGGAATCCGATTTCACGGACGACGAGCTGCGCCAAGCTGAAGAGCTGATGCGGACGAAGTTCACCACCGATAAGTGGACGCATAAAGTTCCCTAAAACTTCCGCGCGATTCCGAATTGCTGGCACCTCCTATCCGTGGCTGACCTGCACGGATAGGAGGTGTTAGCTAAATCCAATGATTGCAACTAGTGCGAGGCGGTTTGGTTAGGCTAGCCTAACTGGGTGGCGGTTCACTGGAGCCGCCGTTTGAGAGCATGCTAATCATTGGAGATTTTATGAGAGTTCTTAAAAGAGCTTTCGGCGCACTGGCTGCGGTGATGCTGTCGGTGACTGTGCTAGCACCGACCGCGGCTTATGCAGCAGACGAATTCACTGTGTCGTTTGAACACGTTGGTGGTCCTGGCGAACAGGGCGAGTTGGTGTGGTCGAGTGCTGGATGCCCGACTGTGTTGGGGGAGAGCCCGACGCCGACGTACACGCTTACCAAGGATGGCGCGCCAGTGTCGGTGACGACGCCGGGTAAGTTTGCCCTTGGGGCTGACTCGGCTGGAACATACACGATTGAGGGTGTGTGTAACTATCTGTGGTTGAGCCCGAAGAAGGTCAGCAAGTCGGTTGAGGTCGATCCGACACCTGCACCGGCGCCAGCTCCCGCACCAGCACCAGCTCCTGCGCCGACGCCGGCCCCGGCTCCGACTGAGTTCGATGTGAACTTCGAACAGGTTGGTGGCCCTGGTGAGCAGGGTGAGCTTGTGTGGTCGAGTGCTGGTTGCCCGACTGTGTTGGGGGAGAGCCCGACGCCGACGTACACGCTTACCAAGGATGGCTCGCCGGTGTCGATCACGACGCCGGGTAAGTTTGCCCTTGGGGCTGACTCAGCTGGAACATACACGATTGAGGGCGTGTGTAACTATCTGTGGTTGAGCCCGAAGAAGGTCAGCAAGTCGGTTGAGGTCGATCCGACACCTGCACCGGCACCAGCTCCGGCTCCTACGCCGACGCCGACTCCGCCTGCGCCGGTTGATCCTGCCGCAGATCCGGCCAACCAGCTGAGCATCACTAAGGCTGAATTCAGCGAATCGGCCCATGGCCGTACGTTCTCGTGGGACGTCGACGGCTGTGCCGTGCAGAATCAGAATAATGTGCGCGTCACCATCAAATTCGGTGACCGTACCGTTAAGACGAGCTTGAACAGCCGCAAGGGTGAACAAAATGCTTCCCAGTGGCCTGCTGGCAAGTACACCGTAGTGGCAGAGTGCCGCGCATCTGATGTGATGGGCGGGGCGGGCGACGTCGTCTACAACACCGCCACCAAGGACGCCCAGCTGACGAGATCGAACCTGAGCATCCAGTATGTGGGTGAAGCTCTGTACTCGCACAATCCGCGCCCGGGTGACCGCATCCGCTACTCCTCGCAGCCGACCCACAACCCGATCACCTTCGAAGAAGGCGGCGTTGCAGGTAGCTTCATCACCGGTGAAGAAGTTGCGGTGAACGTGTTCGTCTACAACGCGGCCGGGGATGTTATCGCGCAGGATTCCCAGAACGTCGTCGCCGATCAAAGCGGCAATGTGGCCGGGGTGCTGTGGGTCCCGTTTGCCGAGGGTGCTAAGAGCTACAGCGTGGAAGCAACTGGCCAAACCTCCAACCACCTGGTGTCGAATGCGGTGACAGCGTCGGAAGAGTTCGCTACGGGTATTTTCGTTGCGGATGTTGCTGACGAGCCGCTGAAGGTGCGCGTGTACTCCAATGAGAACGACGGCGTGAGCGACGCGGCGTTCGGGGCGAACGCCGAGGTCGAGCTCAAATTGGTCGGGCCAGATGGCGCGTCTGTGGACGGTTTCGAGACCAAGCTGACGGCCAATGGCAATGGTGTTGTCGACGAGGTCGTCACGCTGCCCGCAGGTTTGGCGGACGGCCGCTACACGTTGCTTGCCCCGACACCGTTGGGTGCACGTGGCTACTACCGCGCATACGTGTACGTGAAGAACGGCCAGGTTTATGCCCAGTGGGCCGAGCCCGCGGCTGAGCCGGAACCTGAGCCGGAACCTGAGCCGGAACCAGCGCCTACGCCGGAACCTGAGCCAGAACCTGCGCCAGCGCCGGATGCTAACGCCTCCGACGTCGTCGCAGATAAGCCGGCGCCGTCCGAGCCGAAGGCGCCTGATGCTAAGGCTCCCGATGCCAAGGCGCCTGATGCTAAGGCACCTGCGGCGAAGGACCCGGCTGGAAAGGCGCAAGCTGCGAAGAGTGGAAAGTCGCTTCCGCTGACGGGCACCAGTGTGTTTGGCGGTCTCGCAGTGGCTTCTGTGATGCTGCTTGCTGGAGGCTGGCTGACGAATCTGCGCCGGCGTAACAGCTAGTCAGAGGAAGCTGCTTTAGCGCGAGCCGTTTCGTTGCTGGCCGCCTAGAAGGAGCTGAACAACATTGGGGCGGGTTACCACACGGTAACCCGCCCCAATGACATCTCCTAGCTTGCAGCGCTTCGCCGCATAGCCGAGCGTGTTAGGCAGCTACGAAGCTGGAGCACTCGGCCGTAGCGCTGTTAAGGGAGATGTTCGGTGCAGAGCACATCAGTTTGTTGTTGTGACCGCAATCGGTGATCTGGCAGGCGCCAACTTGGCTGCGT from Trueperella bialowiezensis encodes the following:
- a CDS encoding acyl-CoA dehydrogenase family protein, with translation MAFLSDELLEKIASRADQVDRDNAFPSQDFEDLKAAGYLKAFVPKEYGGAGLTTEEICENQTKLAKAAPATALGINMHQIIVGLARHLIDNGVEAGKQILEGAANGELYAFGISEPGNDRVLFGSITEARKEDDGGYSFTGMKVFTSLTPAWTKLMTYGHSEEDGGTSVFALLDRDMDKIEIKDDWDVIGMRGTQSNSTMLNGAYARPDQVLGKVKPGPSMEPVVFGIFAWFEVFLAATYLGLGLRAIEVAAEHVHKRRSVLNDDVYANDPAIRWRLADAAIRMNSAQAEVTLIARDLDAKVDRGAMWYPQLSAAKNAASEASLFAVEESIRSCGGASYSNSHELSRLYRDVLAGLFQPSDQESLHNSWAGVVLGNN
- a CDS encoding lipoate--protein ligase family protein, with translation MRGEYKVSGGKLVAVDVDVDDGKLANVSISGDFFLEPDTVIDDLNDALNGMPADSSVADMAAAIERAAGDAELIGFTPDVVGIAVRRALGKAVSWHDLTFDVIHRAPMNPAMHVALDQVLPGSVAKGEREAALVIWEWDDPLVVIGSFQSYKNEIDQEALERHGMRVVRRITGGGAMFMEAGNCITYSLIVPTALVEGLSFEQSYAYLDEWVIAALKKVGVNARYVPLNDIASDKGKIGGAAQKRFIDGSMVHHVTMSYDIDADKMLDVLRIGREKLSDKGTKSANKRVDPMRSQTGMAREDIIDSFLETFAERYDTRESDFTDDELRQAEELMRTKFTTDKWTHKVP